The Cryptococcus deuterogattii R265 chromosome 3, complete sequence genome has a segment encoding these proteins:
- a CDS encoding GTP cyclohydrolase II codes for MAHSLPTQADLDILSLLTSDQSALGTRSFQSARLKPAPQPVSGKKKSIPRRDSPLDALMISAVLAGSGPITRHHFGHGLAKPGSYSTCDESRPSSPAAPRVIMKSTQAPRSERLRMEDEARAAFEKGAVDRKIPEDQSDMTKIESQQAQATYDRAGKALSPPTSSVKDPSKRRMSIDPVPLTQTLRRASTSSFNFFHPHVNAAPQAIPGRIQVRCMARTRIPSPHGELFLHLYHNSHDAKEHLAILLDPIQLDANVRAAAPNSRKEIRSKSLDAVWRDGETEMERIVRGAYTGRLKAGATVSDSGEPVPSGIVGVEDIKPLVRIHSECFTGETIGSMRCDCGEQLDEAIHQIAESQRIRVPLVTPNSYPANSLSTSATFHPETSAYTHVPGRGVVIYLRQEGRGIGLLEKIRAYNLQDLGHDTVTANLMLGHGADERKYDIAAEILRDLGLAEEGIRLLTNNPEKVRGLASEGIKVVERVGMTPRSWQCGDDHSLENKDGTKEEKEYEDWRMRRAGVGLIGAGMASGPELEKYLRTKVERMGHIIDIPKNI; via the exons ATGGCCCACTCACTACCCACTCAGGCAGATTTGGACATCTTGTCTCTCCTTACTTCTGACCAGTCTGCCCTCGGCACTCGATCATTTCAGTCCGCTCGTCTGAAACCCGCTCCACAGCCTGTCtcaggaaagaaaaagtcaATCCCTCGCAGAGATAGTCCCTTGGATGCTCTTATGATTAGTGCTGTATTGGCGGGCAGTGGCCCCATTACTAGACATCATTTTGGCCATGGCCTCG CCAAACCGGGCTCATACTCTACGTGTGACGAATCACGcccctcctctcctgcGGCCCCTCGAGTTATTATGAAGTCAACCCAGGCGCCCCGGTCTGAACGGCTTCGTATGGAGGACGAGGCAAGGGCTGCCTTCGAGAAAGGCGCGGTCGATCGAAAGATTCCAGAGGACCAATCAGATATGACCAAAATTGAGTCACAGCAGGCCCAGGCTACTTATGATCGGGCGGGCAAGGCTTTATCGCCGCCTACTTCGTCGGTCAAGGACCCTTCAAAGCGGAGGATGTCTATAGATCCAGTGCCACTTACTCAAACCCTTCGGCGTGCTTCAACGTCTTCGTTCAACTTTTTTCATCCACATGTGAATGCCGCTCCACAGGCTATACCTGGACGAATACAGGTACGGTGCATGGCACGCACCCGCATCCCTTCGCCTCATGGAGAACTCTTTCTGCATCTTTATCACAATTCGCACGATGCCAAAGAACACCTTGCGATTTTGTTGGACCCGATACAATTGGATGCTAATGTGCGAGCCGCCGCCCCAAACTCCAGGAAAGAGATCAGAAGTAAGAGTCTTGACGCGGTCTGGCGGGATGGGGAAACggaaatggagaggatAGTGAGAGGAGCTTACACGGGACGACTGAAAGCCGGTGCGACTGTATCTGATAGCGGCGAACCTGTGCCTTCGGGAATTGTAGGTGTGGAAGATATCAAACCACTTGTGCGCATTCATTCGGAATGTTTCACTGGTGAAACGATTGGTTCCATGCGTTGTGACTGTGGCGAGCAACTGGATGAAGCGATCCATCAAATTGCCGAATCTCAGCGTATCCGCGTACCCTTGGTTACTCCCAATTCTTACCCTGCAAATTCGCTCTCTACGTCAGCAACTTTTCATCCAGAAACGTCAGCTTACACTCACGTTCCCGGCCGAGGTGTTGTTATTTACTTGCGCCAGGAAGGCCGTGGCATTGGACTGTTGGAGAAAATCAGGGCGTACAACCTTCAAGACCTGGGGCATGACACTGTCACTGCCAATCTCATGTTAGGTCATGGCGCAGATGAGCGCAAATACGATATTGCTGCAGAAATTCTTCGTGATCTTGGACTCGCTGAGGAAGGTATTCGTCTTCTTACAAATAACCCTGAAAAGGTTCGTGGTCTTGCAAGTGAGGGGATAAAAGTAGTAGAAAGGGTCGGCATGACGCCCAGGAGCTGGCAGTGTGGAGACGACCATTCGCTTGAAAATAAAGACGGaaccaaggaagagaaagagtatgaggattggaggatgagaagagcagGTGTAGGGTTGATTGGAGCGGGTATGGCTAGTGGACCAGAACTGGAAAAGTATCTCAGGACTAAAGTGGAGAGAATGGGGCACA TAATTGATATACCCAAAAACATCTAA
- a CDS encoding cAMP-dependent protein kinase regulator, with translation MSSWTDILNELNRDIALDNPTDVLQWGADWFQNKLRQERQGSHASTRQASPGNLAFNTTNFGSLPPHALSPFSEMGPSDSPFGPTARRATVPTGSNLADQPLFSTPFGASSGVIPSDDRSPFSEGGGMPFGNSPFGETSHSHGTYDDPPIPSYALGRRTSVSAESLVPTNQRAYGPASGLETTMEEDEAMPNINSGTPVFPKSEEQQARIRQAIKPNFLFRNLDDEQEADVLAAMKEVKVDAGQMVIEQGAAGDFFYIVESGKLDVFIKREGQILDLEKGDRPGVGMKVTECSEGSSFGELALMHNAPRAASIISVTPCTLWALDRVSFRTILLDHTSRKRRLYESFLSGVPILASLQPQERAKIADVLESRTYNEGEDVIRQGDAGEEFFLIESGNAVAIKTDEDGNESVVKHLGQGEYFGELALLNHRKRAATIRAAGPDKLRVAALGEQAFTRLLGPVKDIMARSVSERYGFPTGRGSV, from the exons ATGTCCTCCTGGACCGATATACTCAATGAACTGAACAGGGACATCGCCCTCGATAATCCCACGGATGTCCTGCAGTGGGGCGCAGACTGGTTCCAGAACAAGCTCCGTCAAGAG AGACAAGGTTCCCACGCATCCACAAGGCAAGCCTCTCCCGGCAATCTGGCCTTCAACACTACCAACTTCGGTAGTCTTCCGCCACAcgccctctctcccttctccgaGATGGGTCCCTCCGACTCGCCTTTCGGCCCCACAGCTCGCAGAGCCACCGTCCCGACAGGTTCTAATCTCGCAGACCAGCCACTGTTTTCCACGCCTTTTGGTGCCTCTTCTGGCGTTATTCCTAGTGATGATCGCAGTCCCTTTAGTGAAGGAGGCGGTATGCCATTTGGCAATTCGCCCTTCGGCGAGACATCTCATTCGCACGGAACTTATGATGATCCGCCCATCCCTTCGTACGCTCTAGGTCGGAGGACGTCTGTTTCCGCTGAGTCCCTGGTACCGACTAACCAGAGAGCGTACGGGCCTGCAAGCGGTTTGGAGACCAcgatggaagaggacgaagcTATGCCTAACATTAACTCGGGCACTCCTGTATTTCCCAAATCTGAAGAGCAACAGGCCCGTATTCGTCAAGCTATCAAGCCCAACTTCCTTTTCCGTAAccttgatgatgaacagGAGGCGGACGTTCTCGCAGCTATGAAGGAAGTGAAGGTGGACGCTGGTCAAATGGTCATCGAGCAAGGTGCGGCCGGTGACTTTTTTTACATCGTTGAGAGTGGAAAGTTGGATGTGTTTATCAAAAGGGAAGGACAGATACTCGATCTGGAAAAGGGAGACAGACCAGGGGTGGGCATGAAAGTTACCGAGTGTTCCGAGGGGAGCTCGTTTGGAGAGTTAGCGTTGATGCACAA TGCTCCTCGAGCTGCTTCGATAATTTCTGTCACCCCTTGTACTCTATGGGCTCTGGATCGAGTCTCTTTCCGCACAATTCTCCTCGAC CACACTTCTCGTAAGCGCCGTCTATACGAATCGTTCCTTTCCGGAGTCCCCATCCTGGCTTCCCTTCAGCCCCAAGAACGTGCCAAGATTGCGGATGTTCTCGAATCTCGTACATACAacgaaggagaagacgtCATTCGTCAGGGCGATGCAGGCGAAGAGTTTTTCCTTATTGAGAGTGGTAATGCAGTGGCCATTAAGACtgacgaggatggaaatgaaTCCGTCGTGAAGCATTTAGGTCAGGGAGAGTACTTTGGTG AACTTGCTCTCCTCAATCATAGGAAACGAGCAGCTACTATACGTGCTGCAGGGCCCGACAAGTTGCGTGTCGCCGCCCTCGGTGAGCAAGCCTTTACCCGGCTGCTTGGACCTGTTAAAGACATCATGGCGAGGTCCGTCAGTGAGCGTTATGGTTTTCCGACGGGGAGGGGCTCCGTGTGA